A segment of the Candidatus Hydrogenedens sp. genome:
ATTGGACGCACGCGTTCGGAAGGAACTACGACGCTGGTTACGGAAATTGCATGATGAGATTCATGTAACAAGTGTATTTGTAACCCACGACCAGGAAGAGGCACTTGAAGTATCTGACCGTGTGGTTGTCATGAATCAGGGACATGTTGAGCAGATAGGCACACCTGAAGAGGTATATTTTTCACCTAAAACGCCTTTTGTCTTTCAGTTTTTGGGGGATGTGAACCTTTTCCATGCACGCGAATTGAGTTCAGGAGAAATTGTTTTTCTACCCAATGAATCAAGAGGCATAGAGAAGCAGGTTTTTGTTCGTCCAAATCAAATATCTATTGCATTAAAAGCATCAAGAGAGAATCCCATCTCTGCGAAGGTGCTGTATGTTAATACTGCGGGTCCTATGGTTAAGGTTGAACTCATTAATGGACAAAATAATCCTTTATTGGCTATGATAACGGTAGAAGAATATCAACAATTACAGTTAAAAAAGGATATGACCGTTTTTATTGGGGTAAAGTCTCATCATACCTTTGAAGATGAAACAGATTTTTGATTTATACCTTATTTTTTGTATAATTTAAGCAGGGGAAATACAAGACGCGCCTGTAGCTCAGGTGGATAGAGCAACGGCCTTCTAAGCCGTGGGCCGTGCGTTCGAGTCGCACCAGGCGCGCCATTTATTTATTCTTGAAATCACTGGAAATAATCCAATAGAATTACCATCAAATATGAACTTAACATTATATATATTGCTAATATTACAAACAAATTAATATAATTAATTTTAGGTTAGCAAAAAGAATAATGTATGCAAAAGGTTGTGAATAATGGATATAAAACGAGGTGGGTATTGCTTTATAAGTTTTTTTAAAAGTAAATATTTCTTTGTTTTATTGCTGATTTTGATTATCCTTTTTGCATTTACCGTTCGATATATGTATACAAAAAGGGGATTTCCATATCTTCACAATGTTGATGAGCCAAAAATTGGTAGCACTGCACTTCGTATGTTAAAGACAGGAGACCTAAATCCTCACTTCTTTAATTATGGTTCATTATTGATTTACATAAATTTTTTATCTGATATTGTTCATTACTTTTATTTAATGGGACAACCTGAAAGTGCAGAATCTTATCTTACAAGCCTAAACGATATTAAAATTAATATGGACACCGGTTGGCCTTTTACTCTATCTCATCCTAGTTTCTATCATTGGGGTAGAGTAATAATTGCTATATTTGGGACTTTAACAGTTTTTGTTACTTTTTTAACCACAAAATATATTTTTAATAAATGGGTAGGTTTATTATCGGCTTTATTTTTGGCTGCATTAGATATACATGTCAAAAATGTTTATCTTATGCCAAATATTCCAGTAGCATTTTTTGTAATGATTACAACTCTTTTTTCTATCATTTTTATTAAAAATAAACAAACAAAATATTTTATAATATCTTTAATATGTGTAGGTTTAACTATTGCGACAAAGTATAACGCAGGATTAATTATTATAGTTCCTCTTATTGCTCTTGTAATAGTTCGATTTCAAAGAAAAGATGTAGTTAAACCCTACTTGTGGTATCTAATACCTGTTATCCCTGCTATTACATTTCTTATCGTGATGCCTTATGCGTTTTTGGATATAAAAACATTTTTAGAACATGTAGGATTCGAAATAAGACATTATAAAGTTACAGGCCATGTTGTCTTTAATAAAGTGCTTGAAAAAAGCACATCTCAACCCGGATGGGATAATATGATTTTTCAATTTAGCGAATTTCATAATAATCTAGGGACCATCAATTTAATAATTATAGCACTGGGTATAATTGGTATTTTTAAACCAACTATGTTTTTTACTTTTATTATGCCGTTATTCTATTTTTACTTTATGACAAAAATGAAAGTAAACTTACACCAAAACTTCATACTTTTTTATCCTTTTTTTTCCATACTATTTGCATCTGGTGTTTACTTTATTTACCTATTCCTCAGATTTTTGGAAAACTATTTTTTCCACAAACATAAGATAAATTTTTCTCTTTGTTTAGTTTCGATTATATTTACAATATACTTATTAAACTTATCTTATGACCGTTTTGCTGTTAGTAAGAAAATTTACTATTCAAAAGATACCAGAACTCAAATAGTTGATTTTATAAATAATAAGATGAAAAACATAAATAAGGTATACTTTGCAGAAGAGTTACGAATGCATGAGCAAGATTTACGAAAGATTAAAGTTAAACAAGAGGTGGTCCCATTAGAAGAATTGATTAAAATTAAAGATAGTAAATCAATTTTCGTTGTGCCTACTAATATTGTTGCAGAAAAAGATGTCTTTAAAGAAAAAGCGAATAAATTATCAAAGATAATATCTTTGATAGAAAATTCTTTAATAGAAAATTCTTTACAGAAATCAGATATGATTCGCCTTGGAGGGAAAAGAGAACTATACATTGATATACTTTCTGTAAATCCTGGAATCTATATCTTGAAGAAGATGCCAACAATCGAGGCAATAGATAAAAAATAGTTTTGTATCTAATGAAATAACCAAATTTATGACATTGTCAAAAGTCAGTAAATATTTAGTGCTTTTTTCTCTCTTAGCTTTCTTTTCTATTTTATTTCTTCGCACCACTTGGTTGTGTGATGATGCATATATATCATTTAGAACAGTAGATAACATAGTAAATGGTTATGGCTTGCGCTGGAATGTTAACGAACGGGTTCAGGCATATACTCACCCATTATGGATGTTTTTGCATATTCCGTTCTATGCATTGACAAAAGAGATGTTTCTCACCCCGATATTTATTTCATTTGGCATTTCCCTGCTTACGATAATTCTTTTATTCACAGGCATAGCACAAAATCTTTCACAAGTCTTGATTGCCACAAGCATATTAGGATTTTCCCGAGCCTACATAGATTTTTCTTCCTCAGGATTAGAAAATCCAATGAGTCATTTGCACTTGTGATATTCATGATAGTTTTTTTACAAAAGAAATTTACAATGAACAGATTGTTATTGCTTTCATTTATAGCATCTCTTGCTACATTGAATAGACAAGATTGTATATTACCTTATATCCCTGCATTGGTCTATGTATATTGGAAATTAAAGAATAGGAAACAGGGATTTATCTATCTATGTTTAGGCTTTATACCTCTGGTTTTATGGGAAGTATTTTCTATCTTTTATTATGGGTTTCCTTTTCCAAACACAGTTTATGCAAAATTAGGCACGGGAATTTGGAAAACAGATTTAATCAAACAAGGCTTATTGTATTTTGCTTATTCATGAAAAAAAGACCTTATAACCCTTCTATTCTTGTTTTTAAGTTTTACTATTCCATTTTATCAGAAACAGAAAGATAAAACTCTCTTCAAGGATTCTTTTACTCACTCATCCTACAACCTACCATCCCCTGACAGGTAATACATATTATAATTTATAAACTTCCTTCAAATTCTAAGGCGACAACGGTGTCATAGGGGTCGGGCTCTATTCCGGGGAGTTTAATAACGAGATTGTTCTTTTTTAGTGATGTTTCGATTGTTTTAGAGGTATCTTTCAATAACCATACCTTTACAGGTGATTTATCTGTTGGCAATACAACCTTGTCATTAGGTTTGTAATCGAATATATGGACATAAAGAATGGTGTGTCCATTATCGAGTTTCTTTTGAGTGCATCTGCCCCATGGCGTTTTTTCAAATGGATTGGCTATTGTGCCGTAGACGGATTCACTGTTTACTTTCATCCATTCACCTATCTCTTTGAGTCGTTGCACAGATTCAGGTGGAAATTCTCCAGTTGCCATAGGACCTACATTGAGAAGGAAATTACCACCCTTAGAAACGATGTCCACCAGAAGTTGGATTAGTTCCTTTGTTGATTTGAAGTTTTTGTCTACTGCGTTATATCCCCAGTGATTGTTCATAGTCATACAGGTTTCCCAGTCAACACCGGGCAAGCCTGTGGCTGGGACTTTTTGTTCAGGTGTCTCGTAGTCTCCTACATTTTTAGGTTCAGAAGTGCCTTCCATACCTGAACGACCTGTATCAACACGATTGTTGATAATAATATCTGGCTGCAAGGAGCGGACATAATTATATAGGTCTACACCTTTTTCATGTGTCCATGTATTTTCCCATTCCCCATCAAACCATAAGATTCCAAGTGGACCATAATTGGTTATTAATTCTTTCAATTGTGCCTTCATGTATTCTATGTAGCGATTGAAATCTGCATCACCTTCGGGACGCTGTTCCTTTTCCCAGTCTCTACGGGGCAAATAATCAGGATGATGCCAATCCATGATAGAATAATAAAAACAGAGCCGCATCCCTTCTTCCTTGCATGCGTCAGAAAGTTCCTTCAAAATATCTCTCTGGAACGGTGTTGACATTACATCCCAATCGGTTACTTTGGAATCAAACAAGCAGAATCCATCATGATGTTTTGAGGTAATGACAATATATTTCATGCCTGCATCTTTTGCCATTCTTACCCATTCTTTTGCATTAAATTTAATAGGATTAAATTGAGTAAGAAGTTTTTTATATTCTGGCAGAGGAATCTGGGCTTCATGCCGTATCCATTCTCCATAATTTGTTTTATCGCCCCATTTACCTGCGGGAATTGCATATAAACCCCAATGTATGAAAAGACCAAATCGTGCTTCTCTCCACCATTTCATACGCTGGTCTTTTTGTTCTTTACTTTCTTTAGTATAATCTTGGGCTAACGCCGTAAAAGAAAATATTATGATAGTAAATACAAGTATAATGAAACATAGAAATGTTATTTGATAAGTTTTAATCATGATAGGTCTCCATTTACTCTTTTGTGGTTTTAATTGATTAAAATACAATATGATAAAAGTTAATTAAAAATCAAAAATAATTTAACAATAGTTTTAATTATATTTTTTAAAGTGTTATAATATAAGAAAGCATTAAATATGATGGCTTATTTAAGTATTGGTAGTAATTTAGGTGAACGGTTTGATAATATTACCAATGCCATCAGAAAGTTAAATGAAATATCCAAAACAAAAGTTAAAAAGGCTTCGAACATATACGAAACGGAGCCCGTAGGTAATAGAAATCAACCTACTTTTTTGAATATCGCAGTGGAGATTGAGACGGAATTAAGTCCGCTTGAACTCCTGAGCGAAATAAAAAAAATTGAATATCAATTAGGAAGAACACCCCAACAAGAAAGATGGGGACCACGCATTATTGATATTGACATCATTTTATATAATGATTCAATTATCAATGATGTTCAATTAGTTCTTCCTCATGCAGAGTTTCGCAACCGTCGTTTTGTTCTACAACCTCTTGCGGATTTATGTGGCAGTAAAGTTGACCCAATTACGGGTAAAACAATTGAAGAATTATTATTAGGTTCGGAAGTCAAAGGTAAAGTAGTAAAAACAGAGTTAAAAGTAACTCTTGAACCGCTCCGCTTGGAGCCCTAAAGGGACCGGGACGGATTCAGTATGATGAAGTCACGGTTCAGGAGAAAAAAATGAATAAAAAGGCAGTAGTACATTTCTTAGAGCAAAAGCAGAAGAAAGAAAAGATTGCATTATTAACGGCTTATGATTTTCCTACCGCCCAATTGGTAGAAGAAGCAGGTGTAGATGGGATTTTAGTAGGAGATTCTTTAGGAATGGTAGTAATGGGAGGAGAAAATACGCTAAAAGTTTCTATGGATATAATGACATATCATACCTCCATTGTTACCCGTGCTGTAAATAATACCCTCGTTATAGCGGATATGCCCTTTTTATCTTATCAAATTTCCCCTGAAGAGGCATTAAAAAATGCAGGTAGATTAATCTCCGAAGGAGGTGCCCAAGCAGTAAAGTTAGAAGGTCCTGTATCTAAATATGGTGATGTTATCGAAAAGATAATCAAAGCAGGAATCCCAGTGATGGGACATATAGGATTAACTCCTCAATCCATACTTGAAATAGGTGGTTATAAAGTTCAAGGACGCTCAGAAGCCTGTCGAAAAAGATTAAAGAAAGAGGCTAAAGAATTACAAGAAGTGGGATGCTTTTCTATTGTGCTTGAATGTATTCCTTCAGATTTGGCAAAAGAAATAACCGAAAGTTTAGATATTCCCACTATAGGAATTGGTGCCGGACCTGATTGTGATGGCCAAATACTTGTATGTTATGACTTATTAGGTTGGGGAAAGGCTCGTTTTGCCAAGACTTATATAAATATTCGTGAAAATATGAAGGAGGCTTTTTCTACTTTTGTAAATGAAGTGAAACAAGGTAAGTACCCGGAAGAAAAACATGGGTATACATAAGGAGAAAAGACATGGAAACTATAAATACTCCAGAAGAAATGCGTAATTGGTCCCTAATTCAGAAAAAGGAAGGACATACAATTGGTTTCGTTCCAACTATGGGGGCTCTTCATGAGGGACATTTAAGTTTAATGCGGGCTTCTGTGGCAGAAAATGATGTGACTGTAGTAAGTATTTTTGTTAATCCTACCCAGTTTGCACCTAATGAAGATTTTGAGTCCTATCCTCGTTCTTTTGAAAAAGATAGCAAAATGTGCTTTTCCATAGGTGTTGATATAATTTATGCTCCTACCGTAGAAACTATGTATCCTGAAGATTATTCTACTTATGTAGTAGTAGAAAAAGTATCCGAGGGCTTATGCGGGGCATCTCGTCCTCATTTTTTCCGTGGTGTTGCAACGGTGGTAACTAAATTATTTAATGCAGTTCTACCTGATAGAGCCTATTTTGGACAAAAAGATGCCCAACAATGTGCTGTTATCAAAAGAATGGTACGGGATTTGAATATGGGTATAGAAATTATTGAAATGCCTATCGTCAGAGAACCCGATGGATTAGCAATGAGTTCTCGCAATCAATATTTAACCCCTGCTCAAAGAAAAGAAGCCTTATGTTTATCAAGAGGATTGTTCAAAGTAGAGGAACTTATCAAAAATGGAGAAAAATCTATTGAGCGTATAAAAGAGGTACTTTCGTCAGAAATGTCTAATGTAGATATTGACTATATAGAAGTAGTAGATGCAGAGACGATGAAACCGTTATCTACTCTTCAAGGAGAGGTATTAATTGCAGTAGCCGCATGGGTAGGAAGGGCAAGATTAATAGATAATATAAAAATAAAAATTTAGTATATGGAGACCGTAAAATGTTCCTCACAATGCTTAAAAGTAAAATACATCGAGCAAAAATTACTGATGCAAACTTGAATTATGAGGGAAGTATTACTATAGATATTGATTTGCTAAATAAAGCAAACATTCATCCCTATGAAGCGGTTCATGTGTTCAATATTAATACGGGTGACCGTTTCATTACTTATGCTATAGAAGGTCCAAAAGGAAGTGGTGCTATTTGTTTAAATGGTGCAGCGGCACGTTTGGGTCAACCCGGTGATTTACTTATTATTGTGTCTTTTATTCAAATTCCTGAAGAACAAGCAAAAGGCTGGAAACCGATTGTTGTTCATGTAGATAAAGATAATAAGCCCATCTAACATTCTTAAATAAAAGATATCCCTTCCGTTTCCTATCTTTTTCTATGAAAATTTTCTTCTGTTTTTGATATTATAAGCCTTTAATTGCATTAAATAAAGGGTAATAAATGACTCATCGAGAACGGGTAATTCGTGCTTTAAATTTTTTAGAAACCGACCGTATTCCTATGGATTTAGGAGGTATGGACTCCACAGGAATAAGTGCTTTTGCATATCCTCATTTAGTTAAATTTTTAGAATTAGAGGAAAGGTTGCCTTATGTCCATGATACAGGACAAATGCTTGCTTTGCCAGATTTAGATGTTCTCGATACTTTAGGCTGTGATGTAATAACAATTAGGATGGGGTTTGCAAATGGGTATGTAGAGGAAAATCAATGGGATTATTTTGATTTTGGTGGTAGATTATCAGCAAAAGTGATAAACGCATCTTGTTTTAAAGTTTTAGAAGATGGAACAGTTACCCAGCCTGACTATGGTTTAAGAATGCCTCCTGACTCTTATGTCTTTGATTCTGAACATGGTGGACAACCCGTTTTTTTTGACAACGATTTACCCGAACTTGATTTAGGAAAAATAAAAGAGGATTTGCTTAATCACAAATTAAGTGATGAGACGATAGAAAAAGTTTCGGAAATTTGTAAAAAAGCGTATGAGGAGACAGACCGTGCTCTTTTCTTAAATGGACCAATGCTGGGCATTGGTATTGGGAACTTTGGAGGAGTGGGTTATTTCCCATTACTATGTTTAACGAATGAAGAAAAAGTAAAGGAATTACATGAAATTCTACTAAATCACGCTATTTCCGAACTGGAGAGATTACTTCCCCATGTAAAAGATTATGTCCATATATATATGTGTAATGCAGATGATTGGGGAACTCAAAGTAATCTTATTGCATCTCCTGATACATTTAAACGGCTCTTTCTTCCTTATTATCAGGAATTCAACAGATATATTCATACTCAGGCACCTCATATTAAGACTTTTTTACATAGTTGCGGTGCTGTTTATGACTTATTGGATTCTTTTATAGAATGTGGATTTGATATATTAAATCCTGTCCAATGGACTGCTGGGAAATACAATTATCATGACTGGAAGAAGAAATGTGAAGGGAGAGTGGTTTTATGGGGTGGTGGAATTGATACTCAAAAAACACTTCCCTTAGGTAATAAAGAAGATATTATTAAACAGGTTTCTGAAATTGTATCCGTATTTTCCAGAGGAAGTGGATATGTATTTTGTTCTATTCATAATATTCTTGCAGAAATCGAACCATGGAAAATAAAAACAATATATGAAACTGCTCAATCAATAAAGGGATAAAAATCTTATATAAATCTTATATAAAATTTAGTTAACATTAGAAACAGGAAAAGCGTTTTATAAATGAATAATGACAAACCCAACTTTGAATCATACTCTGATGAAGATTTAGCCCTTCTCTGGAAGAAGGGTGACTTAAAAGCATTCGAAGAAATCGTTCGAAGGTATCAAGGAAAAGTTTATGCTACAGCATATCGGGTAACCGGTAATCGAGAGGACGCTCTGGATGTGACACAGGAAGTTCTGGTTAAAGCATACGAAAAAATAAATCAATGGGAACCACGAGGTTCCTTCTTACCATGGCTTTTAAGATTAACCGTTAACCGTTCTATAGATTACCTACGGAAAAGAAAAAGAACAAGCCATGAAAGTTTAAATGAAGGAATCGCTAAAGTTAATGAAGACGAAATACATTACATCGTTTCACCATCTAATCCTGCAGATTTATCCAGAGCCAAAGAAATTGATGAAAAAATAAGAAATGCTTTAACTAAATTATCAAAAACCCAGCAAACAGTATTCGTATTAAGACACTATCAAGGTTATTCTTTAAGTGAAATTGCGGAACACTTAGGATGTACCGTTGGTAGTGTTAAAGTTCATTTATTTCGGGCATTACAAAAATTAAGAAATGAATTAGGGAAATTTGATTTATGAAAATCGAAATTGCTTCATGGCTTTACTGCATGTT
Coding sequences within it:
- the folK gene encoding 2-amino-4-hydroxy-6-hydroxymethyldihydropteridine diphosphokinase, which encodes MMAYLSIGSNLGERFDNITNAIRKLNEISKTKVKKASNIYETEPVGNRNQPTFLNIAVEIETELSPLELLSEIKKIEYQLGRTPQQERWGPRIIDIDIILYNDSIINDVQLVLPHAEFRNRRFVLQPLADLCGSKVDPITGKTIEELLLGSEVKGKVVKTELKVTLEPLRLEP
- a CDS encoding RNA polymerase sigma factor, whose product is MNNDKPNFESYSDEDLALLWKKGDLKAFEEIVRRYQGKVYATAYRVTGNREDALDVTQEVLVKAYEKINQWEPRGSFLPWLLRLTVNRSIDYLRKRKRTSHESLNEGIAKVNEDEIHYIVSPSNPADLSRAKEIDEKIRNALTKLSKTQQTVFVLRHYQGYSLSEIAEHLGCTVGSVKVHLFRALQKLRNELGKFDL
- the panB gene encoding 3-methyl-2-oxobutanoate hydroxymethyltransferase, producing MNKKAVVHFLEQKQKKEKIALLTAYDFPTAQLVEEAGVDGILVGDSLGMVVMGGENTLKVSMDIMTYHTSIVTRAVNNTLVIADMPFLSYQISPEEALKNAGRLISEGGAQAVKLEGPVSKYGDVIEKIIKAGIPVMGHIGLTPQSILEIGGYKVQGRSEACRKRLKKEAKELQEVGCFSIVLECIPSDLAKEITESLDIPTIGIGAGPDCDGQILVCYDLLGWGKARFAKTYINIRENMKEAFSTFVNEVKQGKYPEEKHGYT
- the panC gene encoding pantoate--beta-alanine ligase — encoded protein: METINTPEEMRNWSLIQKKEGHTIGFVPTMGALHEGHLSLMRASVAENDVTVVSIFVNPTQFAPNEDFESYPRSFEKDSKMCFSIGVDIIYAPTVETMYPEDYSTYVVVEKVSEGLCGASRPHFFRGVATVVTKLFNAVLPDRAYFGQKDAQQCAVIKRMVRDLNMGIEIIEMPIVREPDGLAMSSRNQYLTPAQRKEALCLSRGLFKVEELIKNGEKSIERIKEVLSSEMSNVDIDYIEVVDAETMKPLSTLQGEVLIAVAAWVGRARLIDNIKIKI
- a CDS encoding glycosyltransferase family 39 protein, whose translation is MDIKRGGYCFISFFKSKYFFVLLLILIILFAFTVRYMYTKRGFPYLHNVDEPKIGSTALRMLKTGDLNPHFFNYGSLLIYINFLSDIVHYFYLMGQPESAESYLTSLNDIKINMDTGWPFTLSHPSFYHWGRVIIAIFGTLTVFVTFLTTKYIFNKWVGLLSALFLAALDIHVKNVYLMPNIPVAFFVMITTLFSIIFIKNKQTKYFIISLICVGLTIATKYNAGLIIIVPLIALVIVRFQRKDVVKPYLWYLIPVIPAITFLIVMPYAFLDIKTFLEHVGFEIRHYKVTGHVVFNKVLEKSTSQPGWDNMIFQFSEFHNNLGTINLIIIALGIIGIFKPTMFFTFIMPLFYFYFMTKMKVNLHQNFILFYPFFSILFASGVYFIYLFLRFLENYFFHKHKINFSLCLVSIIFTIYLLNLSYDRFAVSKKIYYSKDTRTQIVDFINNKMKNINKVYFAEELRMHEQDLRKIKVKQEVVPLEELIKIKDSKSIFVVPTNIVAEKDVFKEKANKLSKIISLIENSLIENSLQKSDMIRLGGKRELYIDILSVNPGIYILKKMPTIEAIDKK
- a CDS encoding alpha-L-fucosidase, with amino-acid sequence MIKTYQITFLCFIILVFTIIIFSFTALAQDYTKESKEQKDQRMKWWREARFGLFIHWGLYAIPAGKWGDKTNYGEWIRHEAQIPLPEYKKLLTQFNPIKFNAKEWVRMAKDAGMKYIVITSKHHDGFCLFDSKVTDWDVMSTPFQRDILKELSDACKEEGMRLCFYYSIMDWHHPDYLPRRDWEKEQRPEGDADFNRYIEYMKAQLKELITNYGPLGILWFDGEWENTWTHEKGVDLYNYVRSLQPDIIINNRVDTGRSGMEGTSEPKNVGDYETPEQKVPATGLPGVDWETCMTMNNHWGYNAVDKNFKSTKELIQLLVDIVSKGGNFLLNVGPMATGEFPPESVQRLKEIGEWMKVNSESVYGTIANPFEKTPWGRCTQKKLDNGHTILYVHIFDYKPNDKVVLPTDKSPVKVWLLKDTSKTIETSLKKNNLVIKLPGIEPDPYDTVVALEFEGSL
- a CDS encoding ATP-binding cassette domain-containing protein, whose amino-acid sequence is SESEIRKTVMDLLSLVQLDFLADHYPMQLSGGQRQRVALARALAIRPSILLLDEPFGSLDARVRKELRRWLRKLHDEIHVTSVFVTHDQEEALEVSDRVVVMNQGHVEQIGTPEEVYFSPKTPFVFQFLGDVNLFHARELSSGEIVFLPNESRGIEKQVFVRPNQISIALKASRENPISAKVLYVNTAGPMVKVELINGQNNPLLAMITVEEYQQLQLKKDMTVFIGVKSHHTFEDETDF
- a CDS encoding aspartate 1-decarboxylase — protein: MFLTMLKSKIHRAKITDANLNYEGSITIDIDLLNKANIHPYEAVHVFNINTGDRFITYAIEGPKGSGAICLNGAAARLGQPGDLLIIVSFIQIPEEQAKGWKPIVVHVDKDNKPI
- a CDS encoding uroporphyrinogen decarboxylase family protein, which codes for MTHRERVIRALNFLETDRIPMDLGGMDSTGISAFAYPHLVKFLELEERLPYVHDTGQMLALPDLDVLDTLGCDVITIRMGFANGYVEENQWDYFDFGGRLSAKVINASCFKVLEDGTVTQPDYGLRMPPDSYVFDSEHGGQPVFFDNDLPELDLGKIKEDLLNHKLSDETIEKVSEICKKAYEETDRALFLNGPMLGIGIGNFGGVGYFPLLCLTNEEKVKELHEILLNHAISELERLLPHVKDYVHIYMCNADDWGTQSNLIASPDTFKRLFLPYYQEFNRYIHTQAPHIKTFLHSCGAVYDLLDSFIECGFDILNPVQWTAGKYNYHDWKKKCEGRVVLWGGGIDTQKTLPLGNKEDIIKQVSEIVSVFSRGSGYVFCSIHNILAEIEPWKIKTIYETAQSIKG